The Rissa tridactyla isolate bRisTri1 chromosome 1, bRisTri1.patW.cur.20221130, whole genome shotgun sequence DNA segment AAAGTTAGTCAATCGGCACAAAACGCTAGAGAAAATCTGCAGCTTGGATTACAAAACAAGCCTTCTCCTGCATTGGGCATAAATTCTTCTAGTCAAACCTTTCAAGAAGGTATAAGAGACCATAATAACAAGCAAGGTGTGTTAGAGACAGGAGATACAGCCACAGCTGTGTTGGAAGAACGTATGTTTTGTATTTCTAGTGTATGTTCTCTTGTTGAAGGTGATACATCTTATAATCCACAAATAGCAAGTATGTTCAGGTCAGTCCCTGAGACACAGGCATTAAATGGTACCTCATCAGAAGGAAATGCATCTGACCCAAGGCAAACGGAGCAACGTCTGGACTTGGATAAAAATGAGCTGAGCAATATCACTCCCCAAAGAGACAGCTTACTGCAAAAGATGTTGGTAGAATCACCAAGCTGCACGAGTGAAGCAGGTAAAATTTTGGATGGTATCACAACTAGTCAGTGGGAGGAAGAAAGCAGTGGCAATCCTCTtaaaacaatttctgcctcagaacAAAAAATGTCATTCAATGCATCTTTCAAGCATCCTGAAAATGACTTGGAAATTCTTGCTAGTATAAACCAGGAGTTAGCTCAAAATTCACTAGATCTCTTGATTGGCGTAACTGCTGCAAGAAATACTTCCACTGTTCCAAGAGACAACAGTAAAGAAAACTGCATGTCTGGTAAATATAGCACAGAAAAAGAGATTAACCTTTTTGGAGCAGAACCTATTAAATGTCTAAATGATCAGCTGTCTGAACTAGTGAAAGAGTTTCCATATGGCATTGAAAATGCTGATGTGCTAACAAAAGAAGCAGTACAAAATGATTCTGTGGCTGAGCGGATGGAGAATCAACCTCAAAAAGAGAGTCAAATTTGTGACAAGAATTCTCATTTGAAGGACCCAGTAGATCAGATAAAAATTGTAGTGTTAAGCTCTGATCAGATGCAAGAACTGCTGCCTGAACACAGCCAGTGTTCCTCTAGTGACAGCAAGAGAGTAGGGAGTCAACAGTCAGAAAAGGCTTCAGCTGAGGAGGAGAACCTTGAAGGCAGTATTCAGCCTAGCCAGAGTCTATgcgagcagaaaaaaaaactacaaCAAGCCTCTaaccccagaaaaaaaagaaataaagattgtTCTTTAATGTGTTGTTTATCTGGAGCATGGGGAATGCCCTGTGAATTTGGAATGTCTGTTTCAGAGGAAACTAACGATCAACtttcaaaaactgaaaatatgagCTCGGCAGAGATACAAGAAAACAATGGTAAATCTGACGCTGTAATGAAGAACAACTGTGCAGTGGAAAACCTGccaatttctgaaaaaaatccaaacagtgttagcaaaaatgaaaaagacagttgTAAATACACCTCTGTAATGAACAAAGATGCTAGGCTAAAGGTGAATAATGAATACAAACCGCTTACaacacaacagggaaaaaaaggaccaCTTAATTCCTCTGAAAACCAGGATGCTGATAAATCTAAaaggagcagctggaaggaagAGCTGCAAGTCGACAGAGGAACCCCATTGTTGGGCAAAGAATTTCATTCTGACAAAAAAGAACATCAGACAGTCTCAGAAGAGTTGTCGGAGAAAGCTGGTCATACAGATGCAGACAACGTGACAAAGTTATCCAAAATGAAAAAGAGAGTTTTCAAAAGGGAGTGCTGTTCAAAAGATAAAACCAAAACAGGTTTGGCCATCAAATCCAAAACAGACATTGACAAATTTACAAAGTCAGGAACTGTTGAAATGAAGCCCGCTAAAGTCAATCAAggacaaaaaattaaaacctgtgaAGAGGACTCAGCTGAAGAACAGAACTGTAGGAAACAAAAGGAGATACTTGGGCAAGATGTAGAAACTAACATCAAAGAGAAAGCCAATTTATCAGCAGAATTAGAACACAAAAAGCTGAATAGTTATTGCGCTGATGCTATAAAGTTCCCAAATCTGGGCACTGTAGACTTAAAATCAAGAAACCACAAATATCCTCAGCCTAAATCTATGAAAGTTCATTCTTCGCAGGAGCAGTTGTACAAacggaagaggaaggaaaatatgaTTGGGAAGAGAGATGTTAAGAAAACaaaggtggaagaggaaagacTGAATCAATCTGAAGCAAAGAATTCCAAGCAGCTTTCACATAATTGCATGATAAATACTGACAAAGCTAAAAAATTGAATGGAGAAAATGGCCGGAAACCGAAGAGTTCATTAGCAGATCGCTCTGTGCTTAAGCTACAGAGAAAAAGAGCTCAGTCTTCCACCATCTCCAAAAACTACTTTTCTAATAAAGAGAGACGTCTCGATGGTCAAAACAAAGACAAGTGCTCtgagaaaatgtttcctgataAAAACCTGCTGTACttaaatagaagaaataacaGATTAAAATTGCATCTTCAAAAGGAACCGAAAAAACACTACCTGAACAGAGTTGCATTTAAACGTATGGCACACGAACGCATCTATTTGACAAAATTGGAGACGTCACCTGTCAGACCTGTCTGGCATCGTAAGGCCAAAGTGTCACAGAACAGCCCAGATGTGAAAAGAGATGCTTCTGTCTCAGAAGTCGACAAATCATGCAAACAGGAGATACTTGAATTTAAGCTGTGTCCAGAGATACTGTTCAGAAATCCAACCACTGATGAAGAAAGCTCAACTGCAAAGAATTccctggagagagagaaagccaTTGTGGCAGGTATGGTGCTATCTTGATTATTAATTTCTAAGTAAATTAATTTGCAAGTAAAAAGTATGTACCCCTCTTTGAATTCATGTTACATAAAACTACAGGCAGTGAAGATGTGGGACTCTGAAGGCTGAAATAGCTAGCTTTCTGACAGACTGTAGCTGCGTGTTAAGCTGAAAAATAACACGAGACTGACTTTTCCTTCCATTTaatgttttattccttttatagAAATAAACTAGTAAAGTTAGAGTAGTTCAGAGCATGGCCATTTCAGGTAACTTCACGAGAAGGCTTTCTTAACCTACTCATAGAAGATAGCTTGGCTTGTTTGTAGAAAGCAGATTGTTACCAAAGGTGATCTGATTTGTATTCGGAGTTCACCTGGTTGTGTATAAATCTGCCTGGGTAGACAGCGGAGGGAGAGATCTTTTGCAGCATTGAGGAAGAGGGCGGGCTTGGGCCAGACACATCCTGCACTCTGTAATCTTTGCCATCTTTGCTttaagctgcctttttttcctcctcttcttccctgtcccCAGTCTTCTGATGTGTTACTGGTGCGTTTTGAAGCATGTTTGTGTCAAATACcatatttgattttaaataaaagaaaatcttaagCTGTACATACCAGCCCTTGCAGTCGTTTTCACACCCAAAGGCAATTTCCTTTTGCATGTGCTAGTATATGCGTTAAAACTTGATGCTGAATAACGATGAAAACTTGTCATATAAGAacctcaaaaacattttttaagttttctctttAGGTGTCAAGAGTAAAAAAGAAGATTGGTTAAAATGTGATTCAGTGAAGCAAAAAAAGCTGGAAGAGATCTCTACAGGTGAGATGACTTCTGattatctgtttttaaatataagtTAAATACTCTTTGCTTGGTTTTATGTGTTCCTTTACAGTAGAAAATCTTAACGAGGTATCTTAACCTACTCTTTACTAGCTCTGCTGCTGAAGTGGATACCGTAGAGTAGAGGTATGAGTTTCAAAGATTTGTGGAGATTTTTATTGTCATAAGAATATGTTGTTGGAGATTGGAATTTTCCCGCATACATATGTGCGGTTGAATTGAATTGGAGTTAGCACTGGTGACAAGATTCAAGTACAGTTTTGAACTGATGGTAAAGACCAAGTTCGCTCTTTCCCACTTTAAAATGGAGGCAGTGGCATAACAAAACGTAGTGATGTAGTGTGAGACTATAAAAACAgaaagtgatttttgtttttatttggttttcacAGTAAGCTGACGCTGTCCACGCATATACCTGTGCTCACAAGTACCAGTGATATCTATCATCGAATTTAAAGTTAACTGTGGCTCTATAGTTAATCAAGCTTTATGTATTGGCTCTATAAATAAGGATTGTAGGTAGTTGCTCAGTAGTTGCTAAGGAGTGGATCaaagggaattgtttgaaggaacatctATAGCCTAATTACTTGGTCTTCCTGGGACACTAAGACCTTAAATGAACatctaatcaagatgtttctACAAACAATGCCAATATGGCAGTGAAAACCAAAGTCCAGGTGTCCTTAACTGAACTGTCTTCATTATAATATTAAAACATACACCCACAGGTCAAGAagacccttgcccaggtgaagacccttcctctATGGAGGTGCAGTGATTGAAGAG contains these protein-coding regions:
- the RESF1 gene encoding retroelement silencing factor 1 isoform X5, whose translation is MDWNVRPPQNADAKKNLQSEEACYNQLFSNAHTFPQTNAYSSKNSCTYAGNNQMAYLPTSTVAFPIVNAEGFKTSDQALPGASVTGNDFFVSKYLVDRRPPSCLPIAPKPPNQTSRLRTEITQTSWPNSNACTYSHRKLPPPSSQMNTGNNVRNVLWEHQYVTTNSYTVQPQIQQHNSMRTTILYQSNINSQNNSMSLGTSGQHVQNQLYHPNPQFKVSHSVNHNTAANVQLLQYRPSQVGSEAPSGCSAPSFLPANCDSRAAAQPSIGVPQAVQNVPNGYTLSQQRHLSDPKTASGFNSVQQHCQKQQSGEVSQSVRNACNSSGNVTANQPFNETSVPSSGIPKELYDIVQEMETLSSMAASKPLRDSASVQESQTSNLMNGPVNSQISSAAADGRPITKDTLAWEAQRLLTIKKKCILLERMHNYRRKLLAASGHDKSTPSPLPSYQSSLANGHWVPNQNVLPSPSETARTESQILNSSPEERNDKNIANADNRGLEVTQSNPQVEQGSHSSSSAPVLSQSKLPAQLNNTEPTPISEQSNADALASSQKTVTSLNNASCFNRVDNSSIKIASKNAPANPKNSSFLQFVLSSTNVLKEKTAGATADKILTSLLCSEKSLVDIPVSGGSMVKDTSEENVESLKGEQAFMVHTNCPVPETTKSGETKFQSDVAQKKTPFTENTSFKQSNYGYSVEELTACLGLWRKHPSEPVSVQNTQSNETSTANQISPYSQNTKNGEQNNVQVSTDEAVLPVTTASVGQKLDTLNCNLIKNFELQVAVVSPLVLSEQKTQSEQVDKCPTSADKIYPVIDSGSTCSLQEEGKNGLSVVNTSKGTIEAVRLSPSDCVLVQKVDSQLQQTKLTDRNRIVKNSVSASDSCDENQRKVSQSAQNARENLQLGLQNKPSPALGINSSSQTFQEGIRDHNNKQGVLETGDTATAVLEERMFCISSVCSLVEGDTSYNPQIASMFRSVPETQALNGTSSEGNASDPRQTEQRLDLDKNELSNITPQRDSLLQKMLVESPSCTSEAGKILDGITTSQWEEESSGNPLKTISASEQKMSFNASFKHPENDLEILASINQELAQNSLDLLIGVTAARNTSTVPRDNSKENCMSGKYSTEKEINLFGAEPIKCLNDQLSELVKEFPYGIENADVLTKEAVQNDSVAERMENQPQKESQICDKNSHLKDPVDQIKIVVLSSDQMQELLPEHSQCSSSDSKRVGSQQSEKASAEEENLEGSIQPSQSLCEQKKKLQQASNPRKKRNKDCSLMCCLSGAWGMPCEFGMSVSEETNDQLSKTENMSSAEIQENNGKSDAVMKNNCAVENLPISEKNPNSVSKNEKDSCKYTSVMNKDARLKVNNEYKPLTTQQGKKGPLNSSENQDADKSKRSSWKEELQVDRGTPLLGKEFHSDKKEHQTVSEELSEKAGHTDADNVTKLSKMKKRVFKRECCSKDKTKTGLAIKSKTDIDKFTKSGTVEMKPAKVNQGQKIKTCEEDSAEEQNCRKQKEILGQDVETNIKEKANLSAELEHKKLNSYCADAIKFPNLGTVDLKSRNHKYPQPKSMKVHSSQEQLYKRKRKENMIGKRDVKKTKVEEERLNQSEAKNSKQLSHNCMINTDKAKKLNGENGRKPKSSLADRSVLKLQRKRAQSSTISKNYFSNKERRLDGQNKDKCSEKMFPDKNLLYLNRRNNRLKLHLQKEPKKHYLNRVAFKRMAHERIYLTKLETSPVRPVWHRKAKVSQNSPDVKRDASVSEVDKSCKQEILEFKLCPEILFRNPTTDEESSTAKNSLEREKAIVAVFSLGVKSKKEDWLKCDSVKQKKLEEISTVS
- the RESF1 gene encoding retroelement silencing factor 1 isoform X2 → MDWNVRPPQNADAKKNLQSEEACYNQLFSNAHTFPQTNAYSSKNSCTYAGNNQMAYLPTSTVAFPIVNAEGFKTSDQALPGASVTGNDFFVSKYLVDRRPPSCLPIAPKPPNQTSRLRTEITQTSWPNSNACTYSHRKLPPPSSQMNTGNNVRNVLWEHQYVTTNSYTVQPQIQQHNSMRTTILYQSNINSQNNSMSLGTSGQHVQNQLYHPNPQFKVSHSVNHNTAANVQLLQYRPSQVGSEAPSGCSAPSFLPANCDSRAAAQPSIGVPQAVQNVPNGYTLSQQRHLSDPKTASGFNSVQQHCQKQQSGEVSQSVRNACNSSGNVTANQPFNETSVPSSGIPKELYDIVQEMETLSSMAASKPLRDSASVQESQTSNLMNGPVNSQISSAAADGRPITKDTLAWEAQRLLTIKKKCILLERMHNYRRKLLAASGHDKSTPSPLPSYQSSLANGHWVPNQNVLPSPSETARTESQILNSSPEERNDKNIANADNRGLEVTQSNPQVEQGSHSSSSAPVLSQSKLPAQLNNTEPTPISEQSNADALASSQKTVTSLNNASCFNRVDNSSIKIASKNAPANPKNSSFLQFVLSSTNVLKEKTAGATADKILTSLLCSEKSLVDIPVSGGSMVKDTSEENVESLKGEQAFMVHTNCPVPETTKSGETKFQSDVAQKKTPFTENTSFKQSNYGYSVEELTACLGLWRKHPSEPVSVQNTQSNETSTANQISPYSQNTKNGEQNNVQVSTDEAVLPVTTASVGQKLDTLNCNLIKNFELQVAVVSPLVLSEQKTQSEQVDKCPTSADKIYPVIDSGSTCSLQEEGKNGLSVVNTSKGTIEAVRLSPSDCVLVQKVDSQLQQTKLTDRNRIVKNSVSASDSCDENQRKVSQSAQNARENLQLGLQNKPSPALGINSSSQTFQEGIRDHNNKQGVLETGDTATAVLEERMFCISSVCSLVEGDTSYNPQIASMFRSVPETQALNGTSSEGNASDPRQTEQRLDLDKNELSNITPQRDSLLQKMLVESPSCTSEAGKILDGITTSQWEEESSGNPLKTISASEQKMSFNASFKHPENDLEILASINQELAQNSLDLLIGVTAARNTSTVPRDNSKENCMSGKYSTEKEINLFGAEPIKCLNDQLSELVKEFPYGIENADVLTKEAVQNDSVAERMENQPQKESQICDKNSHLKDPVDQIKIVVLSSDQMQELLPEHSQCSSSDSKRVGSQQSEKASAEEENLEGSIQPSQSLCEQKKKLQQASNPRKKRNKDCSLMCCLSGAWGMPCEFGMSVSEETNDQLSKTENMSSAEIQENNGKSDAVMKNNCAVENLPISEKNPNSVSKNEKDSCKYTSVMNKDARLKVNNEYKPLTTQQGKKGPLNSSENQDADKSKRSSWKEELQVDRGTPLLGKEFHSDKKEHQTVSEELSEKAGHTDADNVTKLSKMKKRVFKRECCSKDKTKTGLAIKSKTDIDKFTKSGTVEMKPAKVNQGQKIKTCEEDSAEEQNCRKQKEILGQDVETNIKEKANLSAELEHKKLNSYCADAIKFPNLGTVDLKSRNHKYPQPKSMKVHSSQEQLYKRKRKENMIGKRDVKKTKVEEERLNQSEAKNSKQLSHNCMINTDKAKKLNGENGRKPKSSLADRSVLKLQRKRAQSSTISKNYFSNKERRLDGQNKDKCSEKMFPDKNLLYLNRRNNRLKLHLQKEPKKHYLNRVAFKRMAHERIYLTKLETSPVRPVWHRKAKVSQNSPDVKRDASVSEVDKSCKQEILEFKLCPEILFRNPTTDEESSTAKNSLEREKAIVAGVKSKKEDWLKCDSVKQKKLEEISTAEDSIPLDTAMQILDGDGEALHIPIKDSKEMFRTFRKMYLEKKMQKP
- the RESF1 gene encoding retroelement silencing factor 1 isoform X4 → MDWNVRPPQNADAKKNLQSEEACYNQLFSNAHTFPQTNAYSSKNSCTYAGNNQMAYLPTSTVAFPIVNAEGFKTSDQALPGASVTGNDFFVSKYLVDRRPPSCLPIAPKPPNQTSRLRTEITQTSWPNSNACTYSHRKLPPPSSQMNTGNNVRNVLWEHQYVTTNSYTVQPQIQQHNSMRTTILYQSNINSQNNSMSLGTSGQHVQNQLYHPNPQFKVSHSVNHNTAANVQLLQYRPSQVGSEAPSGCSAPSFLPANCDSRAAAQPSIGVPQAVQNVPNGYTLSQQRHLSDPKTASGFNSVQQHCQKQQSGEVSQSVRNACNSSGNVTANQPFNETSVPSSGIPKELYDIVQEMETLSSMAASKPLRDSASVQESQTSNLMNGPVNSQISSAAADGRPITKDTLAWEAQRLLTIKKKCILLERMHNYRRKLLAASGHDKSTPSPLPSYQSSLANGHWVPNQNVLPSPSETARTESQILNSSPEERNDKNIANADNRGLEVTQSNPQVEQGSHSSSSAPVLSQSKLPAQLNNTEPTPISEQSNADALASSQKTVTSLNNASCFNRVDNSSIKIASKNAPANPKNSSFLQFVLSSTNVLKEKTAGATADKILTSLLCSEKSLVDIPVSGGSMVKDTSEENVESLKGEQAFMVHTNCPVPETTKSGETKFQSDVAQKKTPFTENTSFKQSNYGYSVEELTACLGLWRKHPSEPVSVQNTQSNETSTANQISPYSQNTKNGEQNNVQVSTDEAVLPVTTASVGQKLDTLNCNLIKNFELQVAVVSPLVLSEQKTQSEQVDKCPTSADKIYPVIDSGSTCSLQEEGKNGLSVVNTSKGTIEAVRLSPSDCVLVQKVDSQLQQTKLTDRNRIVKNSVSASDSCDENQRKVSQSAQNARENLQLGLQNKPSPALGINSSSQTFQEGIRDHNNKQGVLETGDTATAVLEERMFCISSVCSLVEGDTSYNPQIASMFRSVPETQALNGTSSEGNASDPRQTEQRLDLDKNELSNITPQRDSLLQKMLVESPSCTSEAGKILDGITTSQWEEESSGNPLKTISASEQKMSFNASFKHPENDLEILASINQELAQNSLDLLIGVTAARNTSTVPRDNSKENCMSGKYSTEKEINLFGAEPIKCLNDQLSELVKEFPYGIENADVLTKEAVQNDSVAERMENQPQKESQICDKNSHLKDPVDQIKIVVLSSDQMQELLPEHSQCSSSDSKRVGSQQSEKASAEEENLEGSIQPSQSLCEQKKKLQQASNPRKKRNKDCSLMCCLSGAWGMPCEFGMSVSEETNDQLSKTENMSSAEIQENNGKSDAVMKNNCAVENLPISEKNPNSVSKNEKDSCKYTSVMNKDARLKVNNEYKPLTTQQGKKGPLNSSENQDADKSKRSSWKEELQVDRGTPLLGKEFHSDKKEHQTVSEELSEKAGHTDADNVTKLSKMKKRVFKRECCSKDKTKTGLAIKSKTDIDKFTKSGTVEMKPAKVNQGQKIKTCEEDSAEEQNCRKQKEILGQDVETNIKEKANLSAELEHKKLNSYCADAIKFPNLGTVDLKSRNHKYPQPKSMKVHSSQEQLYKRKRKENMIGKRDVKKTKVEEERLNQSEAKNSKQLSHNCMINTDKAKKLNGENGRKPKSSLADRSVLKLQRKRAQSSTISKNYFSNKERRLDGQNKDKCSEKMFPDKNLLYLNRRNNRLKLHLQKEPKKHYLNRVAFKRMAHERIYLTKLETSPVRPVWHRKAKVSQNSPDVKRDASVSEVDKSCKQEILEFKLCPEILFRNPTTDEESSTAKNSLEREKAIVAGVKSKKEDWLKCDSVKQKKLEEISTGQEDPCPGEDPSSMEVQ
- the RESF1 gene encoding retroelement silencing factor 1 isoform X6, whose translation is MDWNVRPPQNADAKKNLQSEEACYNQLFSNAHTFPQTNAYSSKNSCTYAGNNQMAYLPTSTVAFPIVNAEGFKTSDQALPGASVTGNDFFVSKYLVDRRPPSCLPIAPKPPNQTSRLRTEITQTSWPNSNACTYSHRKLPPPSSQMNTGNNVRNVLWEHQYVTTNSYTVQPQIQQHNSMRTTILYQSNINSQNNSMSLGTSGQHVQNQLYHPNPQFKVSHSVNHNTAANVQLLQYRPSQVGSEAPSGCSAPSFLPANCDSRAAAQPSIGVPQAVQNVPNGYTLSQQRHLSDPKTASGFNSVQQHCQKQQSGEVSQSVRNACNSSGNVTANQPFNETSVPSSGIPKELYDIVQEMETLSSMAASKPLRDSASVQESQTSNLMNGPVNSQISSAAADGRPITKDTLAWEAQRLLTIKKKCILLERMHNYRRKLLAASGHDKSTPSPLPSYQSSLANGHWVPNQNVLPSPSETARTESQILNSSPEERNDKNIANADNRGLEVTQSNPQVEQGSHSSSSAPVLSQSKLPAQLNNTEPTPISEQSNADALASSQKTVTSLNNASCFNRVDNSSIKIASKNAPANPKNSSFLQFVLSSTNVLKEKTAGATADKILTSLLCSEKSLVDIPVSGGSMVKDTSEENVESLKGEQAFMVHTNCPVPETTKSGETKFQSDVAQKKTPFTENTSFKQSNYGYSVEELTACLGLWRKHPSEPVSVQNTQSNETSTANQISPYSQNTKNGEQNNVQVSTDEAVLPVTTASVGQKLDTLNCNLIKNFELQVAVVSPLVLSEQKTQSEQVDKCPTSADKIYPVIDSGSTCSLQEEGKNGLSVVNTSKGTIEAVRLSPSDCVLVQKVDSQLQQTKLTDRNRIVKNSVSASDSCDENQRKVSQSAQNARENLQLGLQNKPSPALGINSSSQTFQEGIRDHNNKQGVLETGDTATAVLEERMFCISSVCSLVEGDTSYNPQIASMFRSVPETQALNGTSSEGNASDPRQTEQRLDLDKNELSNITPQRDSLLQKMLVESPSCTSEAGKILDGITTSQWEEESSGNPLKTISASEQKMSFNASFKHPENDLEILASINQELAQNSLDLLIGVTAARNTSTVPRDNSKENCMSGKYSTEKEINLFGAEPIKCLNDQLSELVKEFPYGIENADVLTKEAVQNDSVAERMENQPQKESQICDKNSHLKDPVDQIKIVVLSSDQMQELLPEHSQCSSSDSKRVGSQQSEKASAEEENLEGSIQPSQSLCEQKKKLQQASNPRKKRNKDCSLMCCLSGAWGMPCEFGMSVSEETNDQLSKTENMSSAEIQENNGKSDAVMKNNCAVENLPISEKNPNSVSKNEKDSCKYTSVMNKDARLKVNNEYKPLTTQQGKKGPLNSSENQDADKSKRSSWKEELQVDRGTPLLGKEFHSDKKEHQTVSEELSEKAGHTDADNVTKLSKMKKRVFKRECCSKDKTKTGLAIKSKTDIDKFTKSGTVEMKPAKVNQGQKIKTCEEDSAEEQNCRKQKEILGQDVETNIKEKANLSAELEHKKLNSYCADAIKFPNLGTVDLKSRNHKYPQPKSMKVHSSQEQLYKRKRKENMIGKRDVKKTKVEEERLNQSEAKNSKQLSHNCMINTDKAKKLNGENGRKPKSSLADRSVLKLQRKRAQSSTISKNYFSNKERRLDGQNKDKCSEKMFPDKNLLYLNRRNNRLKLHLQKEPKKHYLNRVAFKRMAHERIYLTKLETSPVRPVWHRKAKVSQNSPDVKRDASVSEVDKSCKQEILEFKLCPEILFRNPTTDEESSTAKNSLEREKAIVAGVKSKKEDWLKCDSVKQKKLEEISTVS
- the RESF1 gene encoding retroelement silencing factor 1 isoform X1, whose product is MDWNVRPPQNADAKKNLQSEEACYNQLFSNAHTFPQTNAYSSKNSCTYAGNNQMAYLPTSTVAFPIVNAEGFKTSDQALPGASVTGNDFFVSKYLVDRRPPSCLPIAPKPPNQTSRLRTEITQTSWPNSNACTYSHRKLPPPSSQMNTGNNVRNVLWEHQYVTTNSYTVQPQIQQHNSMRTTILYQSNINSQNNSMSLGTSGQHVQNQLYHPNPQFKVSHSVNHNTAANVQLLQYRPSQVGSEAPSGCSAPSFLPANCDSRAAAQPSIGVPQAVQNVPNGYTLSQQRHLSDPKTASGFNSVQQHCQKQQSGEVSQSVRNACNSSGNVTANQPFNETSVPSSGIPKELYDIVQEMETLSSMAASKPLRDSASVQESQTSNLMNGPVNSQISSAAADGRPITKDTLAWEAQRLLTIKKKCILLERMHNYRRKLLAASGHDKSTPSPLPSYQSSLANGHWVPNQNVLPSPSETARTESQILNSSPEERNDKNIANADNRGLEVTQSNPQVEQGSHSSSSAPVLSQSKLPAQLNNTEPTPISEQSNADALASSQKTVTSLNNASCFNRVDNSSIKIASKNAPANPKNSSFLQFVLSSTNVLKEKTAGATADKILTSLLCSEKSLVDIPVSGGSMVKDTSEENVESLKGEQAFMVHTNCPVPETTKSGETKFQSDVAQKKTPFTENTSFKQSNYGYSVEELTACLGLWRKHPSEPVSVQNTQSNETSTANQISPYSQNTKNGEQNNVQVSTDEAVLPVTTASVGQKLDTLNCNLIKNFELQVAVVSPLVLSEQKTQSEQVDKCPTSADKIYPVIDSGSTCSLQEEGKNGLSVVNTSKGTIEAVRLSPSDCVLVQKVDSQLQQTKLTDRNRIVKNSVSASDSCDENQRKVSQSAQNARENLQLGLQNKPSPALGINSSSQTFQEGIRDHNNKQGVLETGDTATAVLEERMFCISSVCSLVEGDTSYNPQIASMFRSVPETQALNGTSSEGNASDPRQTEQRLDLDKNELSNITPQRDSLLQKMLVESPSCTSEAGKILDGITTSQWEEESSGNPLKTISASEQKMSFNASFKHPENDLEILASINQELAQNSLDLLIGVTAARNTSTVPRDNSKENCMSGKYSTEKEINLFGAEPIKCLNDQLSELVKEFPYGIENADVLTKEAVQNDSVAERMENQPQKESQICDKNSHLKDPVDQIKIVVLSSDQMQELLPEHSQCSSSDSKRVGSQQSEKASAEEENLEGSIQPSQSLCEQKKKLQQASNPRKKRNKDCSLMCCLSGAWGMPCEFGMSVSEETNDQLSKTENMSSAEIQENNGKSDAVMKNNCAVENLPISEKNPNSVSKNEKDSCKYTSVMNKDARLKVNNEYKPLTTQQGKKGPLNSSENQDADKSKRSSWKEELQVDRGTPLLGKEFHSDKKEHQTVSEELSEKAGHTDADNVTKLSKMKKRVFKRECCSKDKTKTGLAIKSKTDIDKFTKSGTVEMKPAKVNQGQKIKTCEEDSAEEQNCRKQKEILGQDVETNIKEKANLSAELEHKKLNSYCADAIKFPNLGTVDLKSRNHKYPQPKSMKVHSSQEQLYKRKRKENMIGKRDVKKTKVEEERLNQSEAKNSKQLSHNCMINTDKAKKLNGENGRKPKSSLADRSVLKLQRKRAQSSTISKNYFSNKERRLDGQNKDKCSEKMFPDKNLLYLNRRNNRLKLHLQKEPKKHYLNRVAFKRMAHERIYLTKLETSPVRPVWHRKAKVSQNSPDVKRDASVSEVDKSCKQEILEFKLCPEILFRNPTTDEESSTAKNSLEREKAIVAVFSLGVKSKKEDWLKCDSVKQKKLEEISTAEDSIPLDTAMQILDGDGEALHIPIKDSKEMFRTFRKMYLEKKMQKP